From Pusillibacter faecalis, one genomic window encodes:
- a CDS encoding NUDIX hydrolase — protein sequence MSAALEALRRRFDGHQPGLLGARNEYAVLCPLLEQPDGVHLLFEVRAAQLRQGGEVCFPGGRLESQETPAECALRETEEELSIPRSQIQLLGTPDFICNQRGFLLRPYLGLISPEGYAAISPSSAEVAEVFTVPFAFFQNTAPELYSYDLLPQLPEGFPYEAVGISQDYPWSRGKVDVPVWYWQRHVIWGMTARIVRDLAQTAP from the coding sequence ATGAGCGCGGCATTGGAGGCCCTGCGCCGTCGTTTTGACGGCCATCAGCCGGGACTGCTGGGCGCCCGGAATGAATATGCTGTTCTATGCCCGCTGCTGGAGCAGCCGGATGGCGTGCACCTTCTCTTTGAGGTCCGGGCCGCACAACTGCGCCAGGGAGGGGAGGTATGCTTCCCAGGCGGCAGGCTGGAGTCACAGGAGACGCCTGCGGAATGTGCTCTTCGTGAGACAGAGGAGGAGCTCTCGATTCCCCGCTCTCAAATCCAGCTGCTGGGTACTCCGGACTTTATCTGCAATCAGCGGGGCTTTTTGCTTCGCCCCTATTTAGGTCTGATCTCCCCAGAGGGTTACGCCGCCATCTCTCCTTCCTCCGCTGAGGTGGCGGAGGTCTTTACCGTCCCCTTTGCCTTCTTTCAAAACACAGCGCCAGAGCTTTACTCCTATGATCTTCTCCCACAGCTGCCCGAGGGCTTTCCCTATGAGGCTGTTGGCATTTCTCAGGACTATCCCTGGTCCCGGGGCAAGGTGGATGTTCCAGTCTGGTATTGGCAGAGACACGTCATCTGGGGCATGACCGCCCGGATTGTTCGGGATCTGGCACAAACGGCGCCATGA
- a CDS encoding diacylglycerol/lipid kinase family protein, which produces MVQKKLLMIVNPTAGRSKPRGPLFDAAALFSQAGYLLSIRQTESPGDAIKIAAECGEDTDVVVAVGGDGTLNQTISGLMSLEQRPLLGYLPRGSTNDFAASLHISSDPAAAADQILHGQRRALDIGRWNERYFVYVASFGAFTRSSYTAPQAAKNALGHLAYILEGMKDLNSLRPYQIRLTADGEVLDGSYLFGAVCNSTSIGGLMKLNPERVVLDDGKFELLLIPSPRTPQDLQNLVLALLNQQYDREGLVFRHVSSLHLETQEELPWSLDGEYAASVPAVEIENHQRSLTMLL; this is translated from the coding sequence ATGGTGCAAAAAAAGCTTCTCATGATTGTAAACCCCACAGCCGGCCGCAGCAAACCCCGCGGCCCGCTGTTTGACGCGGCGGCCCTGTTCTCCCAAGCTGGATATCTGCTGTCTATCCGCCAGACCGAGTCCCCTGGAGACGCTATAAAGATTGCCGCTGAATGCGGTGAGGATACTGATGTGGTGGTAGCTGTGGGCGGTGACGGCACGCTGAATCAAACCATCTCCGGTCTGATGTCCCTGGAGCAGCGGCCTCTGCTTGGCTATCTTCCCCGGGGCAGCACCAATGATTTTGCCGCCAGTCTCCACATCTCCTCTGACCCGGCCGCTGCGGCGGACCAGATTCTCCACGGCCAGCGCCGCGCCCTGGATATCGGGCGCTGGAATGAACGCTATTTCGTGTATGTTGCCTCTTTCGGCGCCTTTACCCGCAGCTCCTACACCGCTCCCCAGGCCGCCAAGAATGCCCTGGGGCATCTTGCCTATATCCTGGAGGGCATGAAAGACCTGAACTCTCTTCGTCCTTATCAGATTCGGCTGACCGCGGATGGGGAGGTTCTGGATGGAAGCTATCTATTCGGCGCCGTGTGCAACTCCACCTCCATCGGAGGGCTGATGAAGCTCAATCCAGAGCGTGTCGTATTGGATGACGGAAAATTTGAGCTGCTTCTGATTCCCAGCCCCCGCACCCCGCAAGACCTGCAAAATTTGGTCCTGGCTCTTTTGAATCAGCAGTATGATCGAGAGGGACTGGTCTTTCGTCACGTCTCCTCTCTCCATCTGGAAACCCAGGAGGAGCTGCCTTGGTCTCTGGATGGGGAATATGCCGCCAGCGTTCCCGCTGTGGAAATTGAAAACCACCAGCGGTCGCTCACAATGTTGCTATGA
- a CDS encoding AI-2E family transporter, with amino-acid sequence MRQKEQHIKWGLTAFCTVAAILLFYDTLFGSRFLLKTWRQFLGATTPILYGAFMAYLLAPVVNWFDGVAARGRLAPKSGTRGRSVPLWVRSASILLTWALIGVLFYLLASVLLPELYKSVLQLASNVENYYNTISGWVVHMLETYPSIEAWVTGQMNTYYDAMETWVQTELLPQATAVMTIVSGGVFGVVAFLGDLLVGVIVSVYFLATKEICAAQARKIVCGLCTKKHVYWILRGVHKVDSIFSGFVRGKLLDSLIIGVLCFFGCSILDFPYTPLVSVIVGVTNVIPFFGPFLGAIPSAFLILLASPIKAVYFAIFVLALQQLDGNVIGPKILGDKTGLSSLWVIFAILVGGSFFGVVGMFFGVPVCACIYSALEFYVNVRLRKKNLPVETETYTTDTAAASPEDL; translated from the coding sequence ATGAGACAGAAAGAGCAGCATATCAAATGGGGGCTGACGGCGTTCTGTACGGTGGCCGCTATTTTGCTATTTTATGACACACTTTTTGGCAGCCGGTTTCTTCTGAAAACCTGGCGGCAGTTTTTAGGGGCCACCACACCAATTCTCTATGGCGCGTTTATGGCTTATCTGCTGGCGCCGGTTGTCAACTGGTTTGACGGTGTCGCGGCCAGGGGGCGGCTGGCACCCAAGAGCGGCACCCGCGGACGAAGCGTTCCCCTGTGGGTTCGCTCTGCCAGCATTCTGCTGACCTGGGCGCTGATCGGTGTGCTATTCTATCTGTTGGCCTCCGTACTGCTGCCGGAGCTCTATAAAAGCGTGCTGCAGCTGGCCTCCAATGTGGAGAACTACTATAATACGATCAGCGGCTGGGTTGTGCATATGCTGGAAACCTATCCCTCTATAGAGGCTTGGGTGACTGGGCAGATGAATACTTATTATGATGCCATGGAGACGTGGGTACAGACGGAGCTGCTTCCGCAGGCCACCGCGGTGATGACGATTGTATCCGGAGGCGTTTTCGGCGTGGTGGCATTTCTGGGCGACCTGCTGGTGGGGGTGATCGTCTCGGTCTATTTTCTGGCTACCAAGGAGATTTGCGCCGCCCAGGCACGAAAGATTGTATGCGGCTTGTGCACAAAAAAGCATGTCTATTGGATTTTACGCGGTGTGCATAAAGTGGACAGTATCTTCTCTGGCTTCGTTCGGGGAAAGCTGCTGGACTCCCTGATTATTGGTGTGCTGTGCTTTTTTGGCTGCTCGATTTTGGACTTCCCCTATACGCCGCTGGTGTCGGTGATCGTGGGAGTCACCAATGTGATTCCCTTCTTTGGCCCCTTCCTGGGGGCGATTCCCAGCGCGTTTTTGATTCTGCTGGCCTCTCCCATCAAAGCGGTGTATTTTGCCATTTTTGTGCTGGCGCTTCAGCAGCTGGATGGTAATGTCATTGGTCCAAAAATTTTGGGAGACAAAACGGGCCTTTCCAGCTTGTGGGTGATTTTCGCCATCTTGGTGGGCGGAAGCTTTTTCGGCGTGGTGGGCATGTTCTTCGGCGTGCCGGTGTGCGCATGCATTTACAGCGCCCTGGAGTTTTATGTGAATGTCCGGCTGCGGAAGAAGAATCTTCCAGTGGAGACGGAGACATATACGACTGATACAGCAGCTGCATCACCAGAGGACCTGTGA
- a CDS encoding DUF3810 domain-containing protein, whose product MNALAKHVAGPLRQTVGRLCYRTEISVMEVLAVLLVLLCAGYVVGSGIAVVRAAGHRGDRAYSAVLGAACAALTLYAGTCLLWGVHFWTDSFQDQSGITAQPVAQEDLLAVTQYFADKTAEAADDVSRDAEGLFDVPREDILSASTTVYDVLEQEFPFLEFDDPGVKAMAFSRLMSIMDFTGVYCAWTGESNVNVDSPACLLPATVAHELAHQRGIASEQECNFLGVLASTTSGNPAYVYAGWLSGYIYLGNALYRVDPESYWAIRNAMPDTVKADLAYNNAYWAQFQDSVVQTVSNQVYDGLLKAYGDERGIQSYGTVVDLLVAYYRDLAQEKP is encoded by the coding sequence ATGAATGCCTTGGCCAAACATGTGGCGGGGCCGCTGCGGCAGACGGTGGGACGGCTTTGCTACCGGACGGAAATCTCTGTGATGGAAGTGCTGGCGGTACTGCTGGTGCTTTTATGCGCCGGATACGTCGTCGGAAGCGGAATTGCCGTTGTTAGAGCGGCAGGACACCGGGGAGACCGGGCTTACAGCGCGGTGCTGGGCGCAGCTTGCGCCGCGTTGACGCTTTACGCCGGAACCTGTCTTTTGTGGGGGGTTCATTTCTGGACGGATTCCTTTCAGGATCAATCCGGGATTACCGCCCAACCGGTGGCACAGGAGGATTTGCTGGCAGTAACCCAATACTTCGCAGACAAAACGGCGGAGGCGGCAGATGACGTGTCCCGGGATGCGGAAGGATTGTTTGATGTGCCGAGAGAAGACATTCTCTCCGCCAGCACTACGGTATATGATGTGCTGGAGCAGGAGTTTCCCTTCCTGGAATTTGACGATCCAGGGGTAAAGGCTATGGCATTTTCGCGGCTGATGAGCATCATGGATTTTACTGGTGTTTATTGTGCTTGGACCGGAGAGAGCAATGTGAATGTGGACAGTCCCGCATGTCTTCTTCCGGCGACTGTGGCGCATGAGCTGGCCCATCAGCGGGGAATTGCATCGGAACAGGAGTGTAATTTCCTGGGAGTGCTGGCTTCCACCACTAGCGGTAATCCGGCCTATGTGTACGCCGGCTGGCTCTCCGGCTATATTTATCTGGGAAACGCCCTATACCGGGTGGACCCGGAGAGCTACTGGGCCATCCGCAATGCCATGCCCGATACAGTGAAAGCGGATCTGGCTTACAATAATGCCTACTGGGCGCAGTTTCAGGACAGCGTGGTGCAGACTGTCTCTAACCAGGTTTACGATGGGCTGCTGAAAGCCTATGGCGATGAGCGGGGCATCCAGTCCTATGGAACGGTGGTGGATCTATTGGTGGCTTATTATCGAGATTTAGCGCAAGAAAAGCCATAA
- a CDS encoding S-layer homology domain-containing protein gives MKKRTYALLLALGLLLTTPALAAQDGNFSRVQTYHNQFSDLSADSVFYDNVSALYEYGLSVGKADGTFGLTDPLTVGQAVIFAARIRSLYRTGDPESGPAAYGSDGGSVAGQYLRYLQAEGVLDKALDNELSSIATRAQMAHILTNILPEETLPSIHTDLITQAYASRRFLTDVTEYTPYYQDILSLYRKGICLGSDETGSFLPDASITRGAAAAMLTRMVDPSLRVTPSWNLTESAQGTALADLVEPGRYIASPTTTEEIAQDIRYMLSSGSNQLTLQYSGISAIQARQVMEKALSITKSYCEQSYNSVTCSFHPSGSMTLTFSAVDLTSSQIETYRTAAMDSAIAVHDQMWEEGLVTSDMTEREKARVYYTWICENCVYDYDATENSLSHIPYSLFTEGTAVCDGYTGAYNLLLKLEGIDCYALSNSGHIWTVASLDGTEVHIDTTWGDSGPTPDYTFFAMTPAESWQQHPW, from the coding sequence TTGAAAAAACGCACATATGCCCTTCTCCTGGCTCTGGGACTGTTGCTGACCACACCGGCGCTGGCCGCGCAGGACGGCAATTTCTCCCGGGTCCAGACCTATCATAACCAATTTTCTGACCTTTCCGCGGATTCTGTCTTTTATGACAATGTCTCCGCGCTGTATGAGTACGGTCTCTCCGTCGGAAAGGCCGACGGCACCTTTGGCTTGACAGATCCCCTGACGGTGGGACAGGCGGTCATTTTTGCAGCACGCATCCGAAGCCTCTACCGCACCGGGGACCCAGAGTCGGGTCCTGCCGCCTACGGCAGTGACGGCGGTTCTGTCGCCGGACAGTATCTGCGCTATCTCCAAGCAGAGGGTGTGCTGGACAAAGCCCTGGACAATGAGCTCTCCAGCATCGCTACCCGGGCCCAGATGGCCCATATTCTGACAAACATTTTGCCGGAGGAGACACTGCCCTCCATCCACACGGACCTGATCACCCAGGCCTATGCCTCCCGCCGCTTTTTGACCGATGTGACAGAGTACACTCCCTATTATCAGGATATCCTGTCCTTGTACCGCAAGGGCATATGCCTTGGCAGTGACGAGACTGGTTCTTTCCTGCCGGACGCCTCGATTACCCGCGGTGCTGCGGCCGCCATGCTGACCCGGATGGTGGACCCCTCCCTTCGGGTGACCCCCTCCTGGAATTTGACGGAGAGCGCACAGGGCACTGCCTTGGCGGACCTGGTGGAGCCCGGGCGCTATATCGCCTCTCCCACAACAACGGAGGAAATTGCCCAGGACATTCGCTATATGCTCTCTTCCGGCAGCAATCAGCTGACTCTGCAGTATTCCGGTATCTCTGCCATCCAGGCACGACAGGTGATGGAAAAGGCTCTGTCCATCACCAAAAGTTACTGTGAGCAAAGCTATAACAGCGTCACCTGTTCTTTCCATCCATCCGGGAGCATGACACTGACCTTTTCTGCCGTGGATCTGACCTCTTCACAAATCGAAACCTATCGAACCGCCGCCATGGATTCCGCCATCGCTGTTCACGACCAAATGTGGGAGGAGGGTCTTGTGACCTCCGATATGACGGAGCGGGAAAAAGCCCGGGTTTACTATACCTGGATCTGTGAAAACTGTGTGTATGACTATGATGCCACAGAGAATTCCCTCAGCCATATTCCCTACAGCCTGTTTACAGAGGGCACTGCCGTGTGCGACGGTTATACTGGTGCCTATAATCTGCTTTTAAAACTGGAGGGAATTGACTGCTACGCCCTCTCCAACAGTGGCCATATCTGGACTGTCGCCAGCCTGGATGGAACCGAGGTCCACATTGATACTACATGGGGAGACAGTGGTCCCACCCCGGACTATACCTTTTTTGCCATGACGCCTGCGGAGTCCTGGCAACAGCACCCCTGGTAA
- a CDS encoding LCP family protein: MSRARSSRRQRSKLNQRLALVLVLLVAVTLFVGYNKLFQAPEQKTPEDPVLDDSTDTTDLESEALRSHLERKPNFYTILVSGVDDHNGGSDTNILVAVDAENNYIYGVSIPRDTKSIIHGRNQKINYAYNAGGIDLLAQTISDQLGIPVDYTVSVDLQGFVALVDAIGGVTFDVPINMNYEDPYQNLYIHISKGVQTLSGADALKVVRFREGYATQDIGRMETQQNFLKAVAKQVLTVGNLDKIDDFVKIFQTYVETDLTVGNLAWLGKEAIGMGADAISFSTLPSEWHSPYIYLDTEATLALVNEYLNPYVEDRVAEDLHICT, encoded by the coding sequence ATGTCCAGAGCCCGTTCCTCCCGCCGTCAGCGCAGTAAGCTGAACCAACGTCTCGCCCTTGTCCTGGTGCTGCTGGTGGCTGTGACCCTTTTTGTCGGTTACAACAAACTGTTTCAGGCCCCGGAACAGAAAACACCGGAGGACCCGGTTCTGGATGACAGCACAGACACCACTGACCTGGAGTCGGAGGCTCTGCGTTCCCATCTGGAGCGCAAGCCGAATTTCTACACCATCCTGGTCTCCGGCGTGGATGATCATAACGGCGGCAGCGACACCAACATTTTAGTGGCTGTAGATGCCGAAAACAATTATATCTACGGAGTGAGTATTCCCCGGGATACCAAATCCATCATCCACGGCCGCAACCAAAAAATCAACTATGCCTATAACGCCGGCGGCATTGACCTGCTGGCGCAGACGATCTCAGATCAGCTGGGCATTCCGGTGGACTACACGGTTTCCGTGGACCTGCAAGGCTTTGTCGCCCTGGTGGACGCCATCGGCGGCGTAACCTTTGACGTGCCCATCAACATGAATTATGAGGACCCCTATCAAAATCTCTATATTCATATCTCAAAAGGCGTGCAGACGCTCAGCGGCGCCGACGCGCTGAAGGTGGTCCGCTTTCGGGAGGGCTATGCCACACAGGATATCGGCCGCATGGAGACCCAGCAGAATTTTCTCAAGGCCGTGGCCAAGCAGGTTCTAACCGTCGGAAATCTGGACAAGATTGATGACTTTGTGAAAATTTTTCAGACCTATGTGGAGACGGACCTGACGGTTGGAAACCTTGCATGGCTCGGAAAGGAGGCCATCGGCATGGGCGCCGACGCCATCAGTTTCTCCACCCTGCCCAGTGAGTGGCACTCCCCTTATATCTATCTGGACACCGAGGCCACCCTGGCCCTGGTAAATGAATATCTGAACCCCTATGTAGAGGACCGTGTGGCAGAGGACCTGCATATCTGCACCTGA
- the spoIIID gene encoding sporulation transcriptional regulator SpoIIID produces the protein MKENMEERAERLALYIIENRTTVRAAAQKFGISKSTVHKDISERLPQFNGALYSQVKEVLEVNKAQRHIRGGIATRKKYRGV, from the coding sequence TTGAAAGAAAATATGGAGGAGCGGGCAGAACGCCTGGCTCTTTACATCATAGAGAACCGGACCACGGTCCGCGCCGCCGCACAGAAGTTCGGCATCAGCAAAAGCACCGTCCACAAGGACATCTCGGAGCGGCTGCCCCAATTCAACGGGGCTCTGTACAGCCAGGTGAAGGAGGTGCTGGAGGTGAACAAAGCTCAGCGGCATATCCGGGGCGGCATCGCCACCCGCAAAAAGTACCGCGGCGTCTGA
- a CDS encoding DUF3169 family protein: protein MKRDDKGINRKAFPKFLLWVLLGGVLGFFAGLAGGIASDLHLADSVEAWLTGVLQAAAPWGIPVTSGVLLAICLGFYLSAKRLYMAWDGEDETLPDQVDRKLNYTLLCSSLATILDFFFIAVGVLYTDSGRMALLIVGEMLVSVALVVLVQQKIVDLVRRMNPEKQVSVYDSKFQKKWYNTCDEAERAQIGQASYQAFQAANRACIALWLVLLLLSYVLPIGLLPMVAVLLIWAVLQVSYILACIRLGARGA from the coding sequence ATGAAACGTGATGATAAGGGGATCAACCGCAAAGCCTTTCCGAAATTTTTGCTGTGGGTTCTCCTGGGCGGCGTGCTGGGCTTTTTTGCCGGGCTTGCCGGTGGAATTGCCAGTGACCTTCATCTGGCAGATTCCGTGGAGGCATGGCTCACCGGGGTTTTGCAAGCTGCTGCCCCCTGGGGAATCCCTGTTACCTCCGGCGTTCTGCTGGCTATCTGCCTGGGATTCTATCTCTCTGCCAAGCGGCTCTATATGGCTTGGGATGGAGAGGACGAGACGCTTCCGGATCAAGTGGATAGGAAGCTCAATTATACGCTGCTCTGCTCTTCCCTGGCAACCATTCTGGACTTCTTCTTTATCGCGGTCGGCGTCCTCTACACGGACAGCGGGCGGATGGCTCTGCTGATCGTAGGAGAAATGCTGGTCTCCGTGGCGCTGGTCGTCCTGGTGCAGCAGAAAATTGTAGACCTGGTTCGCCGGATGAACCCGGAAAAGCAGGTCAGTGTATACGACAGCAAATTCCAGAAAAAGTGGTATAACACCTGTGACGAAGCCGAGCGGGCCCAAATCGGCCAGGCATCTTACCAGGCCTTTCAGGCGGCCAATCGTGCCTGCATTGCCCTGTGGCTGGTGCTTTTGCTGCTCAGCTATGTCCTTCCCATCGGCCTTCTGCCCATGGTGGCGGTGTTGCTCATCTGGGCTGTGCTGCAGGTGAGTTACATCTTGGCGTGCATTCGTCTTGGTGCGCGAGGAGCATAG
- a CDS encoding helix-turn-helix transcriptional regulator, with the protein MTMIIVILTAIIGKKGATPMPLYNRLKEYRARLGVNQQEMGTLVGVSRQTISQIERGDYSPSVTLALKLAKVCQVHVEDIFSYQEEERHET; encoded by the coding sequence ATGACAATGATCATTGTCATTTTGACTGCTATTATTGGCAAGAAGGGAGCGACGCCTATGCCGCTGTACAACCGGCTCAAGGAGTACCGCGCCCGTTTGGGCGTGAATCAGCAGGAGATGGGAACGCTGGTGGGCGTGTCCCGGCAAACCATCAGTCAGATCGAACGCGGGGACTACTCTCCCTCGGTCACACTGGCCCTGAAGCTGGCAAAGGTCTGTCAGGTACATGTGGAGGATATCTTTTCGTATCAGGAGGAGGAACGACATGAAACGTGA
- a CDS encoding AI-2E family transporter, translating to MEWNKQRIAELLAVVCGGVAFYCALQNLGTAAAALRWLLGILSPFLLGGALAFVLNVPMRAIERHLYPYSRRGAKFRRPLALVLTLLAVLGVLTLASSVIGPGIADAVMTIVRQIPSALDRLREQLEALAAYLPLLEQTLTDLELSIPWDDWYAAAVNFAKNFGSGLVSSGSGLIGGVVSGISTFVIGLIFSFYILIQKEKLSRQVRQILYALLPLRGADRTLEVLRLTNRTFSSFLSGQCLEAVILGTLFVVSMTIFRLPYALLVGVLIALTALIPIVGAFIGCGVGALLIAVTDPWKALFFIVLFLVLQQIEGNLIYPHVVGSSVGLPSIWVLAAVTLGGKLMGILGMLLFIPLCSVLYALFRSFVKGRLAEKKVPSSRWRDAPPDPKRK from the coding sequence ATGGAATGGAATAAACAGAGGATCGCGGAGCTGCTGGCGGTGGTGTGCGGCGGCGTGGCTTTTTACTGTGCCCTTCAAAACCTGGGAACGGCTGCGGCAGCTTTGCGCTGGCTGCTTGGCATTCTCAGTCCCTTCCTTCTGGGCGGAGCGCTGGCCTTTGTTCTGAATGTACCTATGCGGGCCATTGAACGACACCTGTATCCATACAGCCGCCGCGGAGCAAAATTCCGCCGTCCCCTGGCCCTGGTGCTGACATTGCTGGCTGTCCTGGGGGTCTTGACACTAGCCAGCAGTGTGATCGGCCCCGGCATTGCGGATGCGGTGATGACCATTGTTCGCCAGATTCCCTCGGCCCTTGACCGGCTTCGGGAGCAGCTGGAGGCCCTGGCAGCATATCTTCCGCTGCTGGAGCAAACCCTGACGGATCTGGAGCTAAGCATCCCCTGGGACGATTGGTACGCCGCCGCTGTAAATTTTGCCAAGAATTTTGGCTCCGGCCTGGTGTCCTCCGGAAGCGGACTGATTGGCGGCGTGGTCAGCGGCATCAGCACCTTTGTCATCGGACTCATTTTCTCCTTCTACATCCTGATCCAAAAGGAGAAGCTCAGCCGGCAGGTCCGGCAGATTCTCTACGCTCTTCTGCCCCTCCGGGGAGCGGATCGGACATTAGAGGTTCTGCGCCTTACCAACCGCACCTTTTCCAGCTTTCTCTCCGGTCAGTGCCTGGAGGCTGTGATCCTAGGAACCTTGTTTGTGGTCTCTATGACGATTTTTCGTCTTCCCTACGCGCTGCTGGTAGGAGTTCTGATTGCTCTGACGGCTCTGATTCCCATCGTGGGTGCCTTTATTGGCTGCGGCGTGGGCGCGCTGCTGATTGCCGTCACAGACCCCTGGAAGGCGCTATTTTTCATCGTGCTCTTCCTGGTGCTACAGCAGATCGAGGGCAATCTGATCTATCCTCATGTGGTGGGTTCCTCGGTGGGACTTCCCTCCATCTGGGTACTGGCCGCGGTAACCCTCGGCGGAAAGCTGATGGGAATTCTTGGCATGCTGCTTTTCATTCCCCTGTGCTCGGTGCTCTACGCGCTGTTCCGTTCCTTTGTCAAAGGCCGTCTGGCTGAAAAAAAGGTTCCTTCCAGCAGGTGGCGGGATGCGCCGCCAGACCCCAAGCGAAAATAG
- a CDS encoding MATE family efflux transporter has translation MTLHVSPQTRRVFYLSLPIFAELLLQLLVGNMDQFMISHFGSAAVASIGNGNQVMNVVIIVLETMSAATTILLTQHIGAGKTGDACNEIATVGTAVSAVFSLGMGLLLLLAPEVLFTLLRTPAESFSGACLYTRIVGGAVLLQGLYIELCAVLRSYTLLREVVSVSVVMNLLNIMGNAILINGFFGLPRMGVAGAAVSTCISKAIGLALVIWTLRRKCTIRFSLRYLRPFPWTTCKHLLGIAMPSGMESLSYNVSQIFILRFINLMGTAVIATKVYASMLANVAYVYSIAVAQATQIILGYLLGGRKLEEVSPRVWSTIRIALMVSELLTLVIFFFCDPIYSIFTDDPVIHTLGRQIVLVEFILEVGRSVNIVMTRCLTTAGDVWYPVAIGIFSMWIVAVAGGWLLGHTLSWGLVGIWVAMACDEGLRGALFTLRFRQGQWRKKRLV, from the coding sequence ATGACACTTCATGTTTCTCCCCAGACCCGCCGGGTCTTTTACCTGTCCCTGCCCATCTTTGCCGAGCTGCTTTTACAGCTGCTGGTGGGAAACATGGACCAGTTCATGATCTCTCACTTCGGTTCTGCTGCCGTGGCCTCTATCGGCAACGGCAACCAGGTGATGAACGTGGTGATTATTGTCCTGGAAACCATGAGCGCTGCCACCACGATTCTGCTGACTCAGCACATCGGCGCTGGAAAAACTGGCGATGCCTGCAATGAAATCGCCACCGTGGGCACCGCCGTCAGCGCCGTGTTCAGCCTGGGAATGGGGCTGCTGCTCTTGCTGGCGCCCGAGGTGCTCTTTACGTTGCTGCGGACGCCGGCGGAGTCCTTTTCAGGTGCCTGCCTGTACACCCGGATCGTGGGTGGCGCTGTGCTGCTGCAGGGGTTATACATCGAGCTCTGCGCTGTGCTACGGAGCTATACCCTGCTGCGCGAAGTGGTGAGCGTCTCCGTGGTAATGAATCTTCTGAACATCATGGGAAACGCCATTTTGATCAACGGCTTCTTCGGTCTGCCCCGCATGGGCGTGGCGGGCGCTGCCGTGTCCACCTGTATTTCCAAGGCAATCGGGCTGGCTCTTGTGATCTGGACCTTGCGGCGTAAGTGTACCATCCGCTTCTCCCTGCGATATCTGCGGCCCTTTCCCTGGACCACATGCAAGCATCTCCTTGGCATTGCCATGCCCTCCGGAATGGAGTCCTTGTCCTATAATGTGTCCCAGATTTTTATCCTGCGGTTCATCAATCTGATGGGAACCGCTGTGATTGCCACCAAGGTTTACGCCAGCATGCTGGCAAATGTCGCTTATGTGTATTCCATCGCTGTGGCGCAGGCCACCCAGATCATTCTCGGCTATCTGCTGGGCGGCCGGAAGCTGGAGGAGGTGTCACCCCGGGTATGGTCCACCATCCGGATCGCCTTGATGGTATCAGAGCTGTTAACATTGGTAATTTTTTTCTTCTGCGACCCCATTTACAGCATTTTTACGGACGACCCGGTGATTCACACCCTGGGACGCCAGATTGTTCTTGTGGAATTTATTTTGGAAGTGGGCCGCTCTGTGAATATCGTCATGACTCGCTGCCTGACCACCGCCGGAGATGTTTGGTATCCTGTGGCAATCGGTATCTTCAGCATGTGGATTGTCGCGGTGGCTGGCGGCTGGCTGCTGGGCCATACGCTGTCCTGGGGCCTGGTGGGAATCTGGGTTGCTATGGCCTGTGACGAAGGTCTGCGGGGCGCACTCTTTACTTTGCGGTTCAGACAAGGCCAGTGGCGGAAAAAGCGGCTGGTCTAG
- a CDS encoding gamma carbonic anhydrase family protein, with protein MFYEQRKTDADVLICEGACVVGDVDLAPGVSVWYNAVLRGDEGAISVGRETNLQDGVILHANTVVGQGCTVGHGAILHGCTVGDHVLIGMGSIVLDGARIGDHCIVGAGALVTGKMDAPAGSMILGSPAKVVRPLTPEELQSIQESAQDYLHMARQYRKG; from the coding sequence ATGTTTTATGAGCAGAGAAAAACCGATGCAGATGTTCTGATCTGCGAAGGCGCCTGCGTGGTGGGGGATGTAGACCTGGCACCCGGCGTCAGCGTCTGGTATAACGCCGTTTTGCGGGGAGATGAGGGGGCGATCTCTGTGGGCCGGGAGACCAATCTCCAGGACGGCGTCATTCTCCATGCAAACACTGTAGTGGGCCAAGGCTGCACTGTGGGCCACGGCGCCATTCTGCATGGCTGCACGGTGGGGGACCATGTTCTGATCGGCATGGGCTCCATCGTGCTGGACGGCGCCAGAATCGGGGATCACTGCATCGTGGGCGCCGGCGCCCTGGTCACTGGCAAGATGGACGCCCCCGCCGGCTCCATGATTTTGGGCAGCCCCGCCAAGGTGGTCCGCCCGCTGACGCCGGAGGAGCTCCAGAGCATTCAGGAGTCCGCCCAGGACTATCTGCACATGGCGCGGCAATACCGGAAGGGCTGA